The sequence AacccaagagagaaaaaactGGAGAATCATTACACTAACAAATATCAAGTACAAGAAATCAATGGGACTTTAAGCACATCACCATTTGTCTTCAGGCAGCAGGAATCCTCCAAAGTTGTTGTACTGGTACCAAGCTCAAAATCGAAAAGATGCAGAGGAAAAATAGAGAGTCTTTTAGTTCAATTTTGAACCAAACTAAATCATTCGACCATATCGATTCAATTCGTTACTTTCAATTGTTTATTACCTTTCCAAGGATTGAGATTGATTTGGAAATTACATAAGAGCCCATGGCACTAATATGGTTTTACTTTACTTGGATACCGTATCCGTGATCACTGACAACACCCACACCGTCACTTAAattgtttgtataaaaataaagggtCTTTTAAAACCTCTGACACACCTCGGCTGGCACCCTGCTGGCTCGATTCAACCTGTCTGTCCCTTCCTCTGACATTTCATATTCCCGCCTTTTTTCCCCCTCCTCCTTTTCTATTCCTACAATTATTTACTTGTTTattcatcttttcttttcccagCTTTCCTGATTTCTCAACGTTCTAGGCCAACACAAGCACGAATTATTATGCCCCAAcccacaaaaaattaaaaataaaattttaataaaataatataaatttccTTTTGAAATGCATTATTCCTTGGCTTTGCAAGTTGCAACccaatacatatatatatatatatatttataaaataacaaaaagtgaaaatattggtATAAAAATTATTGGGTCATATTTTTAGAATATTCAAAACTATACACAGATCTCACGAGAtttggaaaagaaacaaaaaaacaaaaaaaagtagggTTAGAATATAATGGgatttccttactttttttctGTAGGAATTTTTTTGACTTTACAGTATTTGTTTCAGGTTTACATGTACAAAGAGTATTGATCACATTTACTGCCAACCGCACAAACAGCCACTGAGACCTCGCCATTTCAGAGATGCGGGTCCCACCAAGCACGTACCACAAAAAAATCTAGCTGTCGTCAACTATACAGTGCAGCAAACGCGATGCGCACCCATTGGCTGGCACACCATTTCTCCTTCCCCAAATTCCCCACTTGTCCACGCGGTCGGCGTCCTATTGGCTCGAAACTCTCGACCTTCTGTACGACCTGGCCCGCTTGTTCGCCAGAGCGGAAAGAACCCGCCACGTGGCGTCGCCTTCATGGACCCGATCGTTGAACATCAGGGCCCGCGGAACGCGCGGGTCCCACAGGTTCTTTTGAATTGCGCTCAAGTTGGTCGCCGCCACGTGTTCGAGTATCTCCGCCAGCTTACCCACGTCTTTCTCCGCCACGTTTACCGATATCTCCGCCCACGGAACGACGTCGTCGAACGGCAACCTGATCCCGTCCGCTATGATCACCGGCACGCAGCCCAGCGCGACCGATTCAACCAGTCTAGGGCTCCACGGGGCCCACCCCAAGGGGCAGAGGCAAAACACCGACCGCACGATCTCCGACTGGTAACCGGCGAACCGATGCCTCTGCAGGAAGAACCTCCGGTCACCGTTGTACTTCCGCCACAGCATTGTCCTCACCCGCCTTGAAAAAGATGAGGGTAAATCAGTCAATTCAAAAAACATAATGATTATGAGTTTGATTAGTTTCATTTACTTGCTTAATTATTAAACAATTATTACTTGCTGTAGAAACGGCCGCTGATGTTTTTTGGGTGGACCTCCATCTTGCCCCGTAAGAAAGCGAAGATGTCTCGCCGGCCGATGACCGGAGATTTCTCCAGCGTCCTCAATACACTTTCCGGCGAAACGTACGGCGGAATGACCACATTCTCAACCTCTTGACATGGGTGTTTCTGTTTCACACCGAACGTCTGTAACACGATGGAGTTCTTTAAGAACCCCGGTATCCCATCCGATATCGCCACATCCTCCTGAGAAAACGAAAACCAAGAAAACTATTTTAGAAATccagaaaaccaaaaacaaaaaagaaacgtttttttttttttttggtcaccGCCCAGTTGAATTACCATGGTGTGGAAGCAAGAACCGAAGTCATGGGAAGCGACGAAGACGTGGTCGGAGCCGTGGGACCGATCCCAAAATGGGTGTTGGGTGGATATTAAGTTAATGGCGGAGGCTATGAGAGAACGAGCGTGGCCTATTGCCGGGAAGCCATTGACGGTGCTGAAGTTGCAGGAGACGTAGACAGGGACGAAGAAGAAATCCGCTTCGTATGGGTCAACGGTCAAATATTCGCTTGTCAAAAGCGCCCTGTGAATGGCGACCTCGGAAGCAAACAAGTGGGTGCTGCATCTCTCGTTTTTTAGCCAATCCGTGTTGTATTTCGCTGGCAAATCGTATACGAAAATCTTCAAGTCGTTGAAGGGCAAGCCTgaaaaacacagaaaaaaaaacatgtgcTTTAGAATTAATTCATCAAATTTGTctaaaaattatgaaaagaaaaatatgggATTTTTTTAGATTGACGAAAATGGGTTATTGACCTTGTTTCTGTGTGATGTTATTGGTGGTGGATTCGAAGAGGGCACGAGAGGCTAAGCTtgagaaatgggttttggAGAGGGAGGTGGgttgtttgttgttgttctGATTGGGGTGGTTGCTGATGAGATAGGAGCTGAAGAAgtagaaagagagggagagccAGAGAACCCATTTGCAATTTCTATAAAAGAAgctttttttctctaattgaGGTACTGATGATCTTCCATGTTTGCTGGGCAAGAGCTTCATTCTGACATAGAACCCTCTGTTTTTCGGGGCTCTGATCTTCTGCTCCAACATCTCATTTAAAAACCGAGAAAAGATTCAAGCTTTTGGTGAAATATTCTTAGAAAACGAAAGGGTTTTCAGTGGTTGCGGGAGGGCTTTCGGTTCTTGGTCTGGTGATGAAGTGGAAACGAAGGAACAGTGACGGATGAAATGTGGGTTTGTTGGCGTTTCGTTTttggaccaaaaaataaaattaagaaatggagaaaaagTTCAAATCTTTGATGTGGTTGAGCTCTGTTTCCAAGTGAAAATGgaataaaaaattgatattaagaaataatcaaataataaagaatGAAAATGGTGTGCACAGTTGCAGACAGAGAtcagagaggaagaactggGTTTCAGGGCGTCACATGGTTGTGAAGGATAGCAGAAGAACAAATAGACCTCGGCGATGGTCTCGGGTTGCTGTAATGTAATGCTTCTTTGGGTAACAGGTCCTCTCAGAATTGGACAGCTCAAATGACGAAATTGCCCTCGGTATTTCGTACCTTCAAAATTTGACAGTTTTCACTTGGTGCTGGGTGGCTTTTAGGCTTCTTattgtaaattaaaaaaagcattATGCTAAAGTGGATGATTTTATCTTTGTATTATCCGATAAGCCAGTCTGTAAGCATCTGCTTAATCAATCTAACACCATCAATAACACCTGTCTCTCAGTTGTGGTCATCAGTATAATCATTCATTCCTTGTATTTGGGTGTTTATCATAAGTACtattttgattaatatttCACACGTAAAGTAATAGAATCGGTCgagaattttatttcatttataaaaagtaatttaaaaaacagagagaatgTTCGGTATAGGGGCAAATATGGTATAAGAAATTAACGTCCAAAAAAGGCTTCACAGCGTGGCCACATTCAAAAAGGAGCATTTTTTGGGCAAAATGGGGCACTTCATAAAGTACCTTTGGAAGCTCATGCTGTTGAGGAGGATATGCAATTAAAATGGAGATCAAAGAGCACGGAATGCTTTAGTTATGAAACCTAGGATGAGAGAATGCCACGAAATCATTGAAATTTCCGTGtaaatttaaagttagtgGTTTCAACCGTAATTTTAAATGGGGATTTGGTAATAACAACATGAACCAATTCATCCCAAAAATATCCACTCGTTTTTGGATGATCCGAGCATTAAATTAAGGGAGATATTGCGGCATGGACATTCCAAAAAAGTTATGGATAAAACTTCACTTCTTAAAATTGAGGACGAattcttaaaaaatttcaaagaaaacaaaaactaaagtgtTAAAAGGGATTATGCACTCTCCTCAATaacatagaaaataaattgctcTTCGAAAGTGTTTGAAGCCTTTTTAAGGATGTCAATAACAACTCCGTCATTtggcaaaaaacaaaatgaaaaaacaattgcGTGACAAGGAAGGagcctttttttgttgttgcttagAACGATCTTTGATTTTAAACCGTGCATCACCATAATTGAATACTCTAATCTTCTCTTTCAAAGTGAGAAGGACCTGGGTATCTATCTATTGCCCTCTTCTTTTCCTCGACCAATCAATTTGGTCACACGTAAGTAGCAACAAAAAGTAAGAGAAATGAAGTCGTTGTTTCAATAAATTTTGGTTGCCTTAAATATTCGGAGACTAAGTCTTTTGGTCCTAAAAAAAAGTCAGGCACAAATTTATGAAGGGCAATGAAAGTTACCCAATTCAGCTACCAAAGTTTTTTAGTCGcctattttttttagtttcttgtCACGCATCTCACattccaaaattatttttcacacATTTTCCCCATGTTCATCGCCCAATATGCTCAACAAGGTTTATCATATGCAAAAATCCAACTAACTTTTTGGTTGTCTTTGTGACGGTGGAAACAATTTAGAGATATTTGTAGAAATATCACTTAAACTTATACttcagtttcaatttgtcactttaaagaaaaatttaagtgaAATGTCACCTTAAGTTTTCAAAACTTATGATTTGTCACCTGACTTTAACATCATCCAGTTTTCCATCCATTTTGAATTgtattttagtctttccaAGCAAAAGGGTTTATATAGCTTTATATTTAAATGATATAAAAACGAGGGTTTACATATTGGAAAGATTGAAACACCATTTAAAAtggatgaaaaattaaatgatgttAAATTCAGGCTacaaatcatgaattttgaaaacttAAGGTGACATTttgcttaaatttttctttaaagtgacaaattgaatttgatgtatAAGTTTAGgtgacatttctacaaaaatcccaaaaacTTATAATCTTATTGCAAATGAATTATTCTTTTTAGTATAAACCTTAATCACTTACTTAAATAATTATGTCATTTTAATTATTGCAACAAAAATTCcttcaataaaatcaaaagtaTTTTGCTCAAGCTTGAACTATCAATAGTGGtctggtttggtttgatttcttCATAGTTATAGTTCACACTATAGTAAAATTGCAGCGTTAACGATTTATTAATttgatcaaaattaagaaGTGAAACCAATCCAAATCATACCGCACCTCCTTATTTCATAAACCTATCACTCATGTTGGATCATTCATGAATATTCTTCTTATTAATCCGTAAAATATTTCGCATGAACCCACCAGctttaataaaatttcatcACTTGATTGATTCcctggccacaaaacaatggTGAGACAAATCAGAAAAGCATTCAGTTTTTATGAGAATTTAACATCTCGTGCACGGCAAGCTGTGGATTGAATTTTGTTACGTCCACCTCAAAAAAGAAGGCTAATAATAATGAAACgaaaaaagacaaaagtaAATGAAAACGAACTGAAAATGCAACAAATATAATCATGGCCCGCTTAATATTCAATGCTAAGATTATGTCACATTtgaatagagagagagagagagagagagaggacttGGTCCAACTCCAACCaagggaaaggaaaaataatagaGGATTAGTTGTTATAATTAAGGAttagtattaattaattattagatTACTTGTTTGAGTTGCCAAGCACTTTTCATAAGTTGTTATCATCCAAATGCTAGTGGGCATACCACATTCGTGTGGATGAAGCATCGGAATATTTGGTAGAATTTATTGACATACCTAccgtaaaaataaaataaataaataaataccattttgaaaaataaaaataattcgtGAGCTTTTTTGGCATACTGTCTAGCTGTCTAGCTTAGCTAATTGAGTTGGGTTGAAGAAAGTGAATGCTGTGTTTGGCCTTGTTAATTATGGAAAGGTGTGCTGAAAATGAAGGCTAAATATAAAAGATTATCTCAAATTTTGTGCATAATTTGGTGGAGGCTTTCTAAACAAGTTAAAGATCTCGTGTTAGTGAAAAGTTTGGTCTAAAAATTCAAGAACCATTCGCGTAATAAATTTAATGTTATGCACCTTCTTCTGCTTGTTTGTCCCAAAAATAGGGTtcaatgagtttttatttatttattataaattttaattttttaattatactaaaagaaaaaatggtaATGAGAAAAACCTCTATAATTTCACTACTAAAAGAAGGGGCCAAGCCTAGCTGTGTTGGGATCCACCGTTTATAGCCCCGGATATTATTCATAGTGGCAGATGGTTAATGGCGACACTTACAACTACCACAATCACATGATCCGTGGCCAACACCCTTTGGCCACGAATTGTCTGTGGCAAACATGAATATAGGGCACGAGTTGTCTGTAGCTTATAATAAGATTTTCTAGATAAGATTAGTGAGAAAATAGGACTTGGGATTAGAACACTagcattctttttcttttcagttcTTAGTTATTATTGCATACTTGACCAATTATATATCATGCCAATGTAGTTGGAGAATGAAATTCATATCATAATGGGCGAAATGATTAAGCTTTGTTTGAAGTTCAAATATGAGTGTCATTAATGTGGTGGTAATCTTAGGTC comes from Prunus dulcis chromosome 6, ALMONDv2, whole genome shotgun sequence and encodes:
- the LOC117632319 gene encoding probable glucuronoxylan glucuronosyltransferase IRX7, which gives rise to MLEQKIRAPKNRGFYVRMKLLPSKHGRSSVPQLEKKSFFYRNCKWVLWLSLSFYFFSSYLISNHPNQNNNKQPTSLSKTHFSSLASRALFESTTNNITQKQGLPFNDLKIFVYDLPAKYNTDWLKNERCSTHLFASEVAIHRALLTSEYLTVDPYEADFFFVPVYVSCNFSTVNGFPAIGHARSLIASAINLISTQHPFWDRSHGSDHVFVASHDFGSCFHTMEDVAISDGIPGFLKNSIVLQTFGVKQKHPCQEVENVVIPPYVSPESVLRTLEKSPVIGRRDIFAFLRGKMEVHPKNISGRFYSKRVRTMLWRKYNGDRRFFLQRHRFAGYQSEIVRSVFCLCPLGWAPWSPRLVESVALGCVPVIIADGIRLPFDDVVPWAEISVNVAEKDVGKLAEILEHVAATNLSAIQKNLWDPRVPRALMFNDRVHEGDATWRVLSALANKRARSYRRSRVSSQ